The segment CTACTTCAcaccttccttctttctcccttGCCCGTCTAgaattctctctcttttccacACACTCAACTCTACTGTTTCTGCactccatacatacatcatacacTGTCCGTCACGTCCATACGAAAGATCGAGATCTTACCCCACCTCACGCAcatccatacacacacacactatAAAGTTGCCAACCATTAGGTAGGTGACTTCAACGGAgaaacgagaagaaaaagaacaaagaaACGAGTGAGGATAGCTGCgttgatatcaattctaaGTAATTTCAACTTCATTTCATCAACGACAAAGAAATCCTTATCAAACACAACACAAATCGAACATATCAGCTCACCCGTCACTCCGAGGCTGAGAGAGCAGCTTACGGCTATCCGGAGAATCTCTCATTCAATACTCGTCTAGGTTCAACAATCATACCATCAACATCGTCGACCTGATATTCGTCCAAATAAATTTCCTACCTTTAAAGCTCCAGTCCAAGCGCAGATATGTCTTCCAACGCCAATAGCAACAACGGCGGCACCACGCCTCCAAACGAATCCTCCTCTAGACCCCGTCGTGGTTCCATCACTGCACAAACATTCACCAATATCTTTCGTTCAAACAGCACATCTGCCGGAGGTCCGGTCGGTCCATTCCCGGGTCCTGTTAGCACAGGCGCATCTCATGATCACAAACGAAGAATGTCGATTTCTACACTGGGTTTATCTGGTGCATCTCCTACACAATCGTCGGCATTTCCTTTTGGTGGTCGACGTGGTAGTGTATCAACTACAGCTTCCGAATCAATTGACGAAAGCGCCatcgatgatgaagatggaccTTCCAGAGGCACACCAACTACTCCCTTTGCACGTCGTATGTCATTTGGGGCTCAAGCACTTCGAACTGTTCGTACGGGCAATGGTAGCCCTGGCACAAATGGTAGAACTCCTTCTTATACTACTTCTACATTATCCCCCATTCCAGCAGGTTCAAAAGGTGGTGGTAGAGTAACCCCTCCAGGAACTCAGTCTCAACAGGCAAGCACGCAATCAAAACCCAGAACTCCCTCTGACTTTGCTTCTTCTGCTCGTCCAGGTGAAGGCGGTTTCAACTGGTCTGAGCAGCTTAGATCTCGTGCCGAGAGTCAAGTCTCTCAATCCCAACGTCCGATCATGTCGACCTCTCCCCCAAATAATCAAAGATTCAATGTTCCAATGCATGAGCGAGCTAAGAGTATTGGTGACGCCCCAGCTCCACCCACTTCCGCCATTCCTCCCGTCGCAGCACCAAAGCCCGCTCGAAAGCAACCAGATGCCTTCCAAGAACGTATTTTGAAGGGAGATTTCTACATGGATTGATTATTATGGATACGCACACAAATTTCCTTTTGTCTTTCTCGAGCAAGAGCTTGAAAATGACCGGAGTGGGTCTTTCAAAGTTATGGCGTTTATTGATCAAATGATTAAAAGGAACAAAGAAATTTCTTTACAACTATTGATTAAAACCATCCGCAATTGCTTTCGCTACAATATAACATGGATACGGAATGTCGGATCTGCAGAATTGGAGTTGAACAGACACAACGATGGAAACAGAAATAACGAAAATATTCACCGCTCTCGATAGAgcaagaaatggaaataataTAGGATTAGGTGATCAGATATCGGAGCGTACGCTGGACGTTTCATTCTCGAAATTTATTTTACTTCTTGGTTGAGGTTCAAGATGCTAGCTATAAGGCTTACTGGGCTCAGAATATGCTCGACGGAGCAAACGATACAAGCAAAGAGAGGATTACTGAGCAGACTGGCGCTCTCGGACAGATTTGTGAGATGGAATATATGGATGCCTTTAAAAGATCcagattgatgattgatgaaattctttGTATTGCTGGCGCTTGTACTTCGCTGGGATTGTAGGCGGATGGTTTGGCAtggcttgcttgcttgcttacatgaatgaaatgaaacgaaatgttgttggggattgggactgggaatgggatggaatgtTTAGTTTATGCGTTTGAGCCTTTTACGCAGCTGGCCTTCTCCTTTTTTCCCAAATTGTACTTTACATGAACAAATTAGCTAGCTGTTCTCGGTTGACTTTCACAACGTCGACGAGTGGATGGAATTCAAAAAACATGTTAAAATCGATATCACTCTCGACCTAACTTTTTGAATTGTGACTTTTATGCAGATGTAACAACTTCCTTGGTGTGTGTGTCTTCATCTTTGCAAGCTTCGAAATGGTAAACCATCCATCACAAGTCTGCCTATCTCCAGATTCTAAATAGATGGCGATAATAACAACCAATCCTGAACAGTATACTGCTACTATTACTACCACTCACCTATAACgtataatataatgtatAATGTATAATAACAACAGTtgatgggggcaagcccccaaacccccatttgctcgctgcgctcgaggTTTTTGGGATTTGGTTAGTGAGTAGATACCCAGggtgtatatgtatatttctTACTACTTGGTACTTGCTACTTACTACTTGGTACTACACCTGGGTGATTATGACTTAGAGATAGAGAAGcaaatatacatacacacttacatataggtaggtatatgAAAGATGAGAGAAATTCGAATGCATGAATAATGATACAATGATAGGAAAAAGTCATAGAGAACCGAGGACTGGCGTCATTATTCACGAGTAAATTCTGGGAGTTGTATTAATTTTGTTTATTCTGCTTTGACTCTGAATCTAACGTCCTACATAGATATGAAGGGTTGTTGAATGGATGTAGGGTGCATACTCCTCAGTATGGTACGGTATATTCTTGCTCGTATCTgcctttccccttctttaCCACAGGAAATCATGGCTGCAAGAAATTGGTATAGTTATAATGTGGCCttcgcttctttttctctatcCCTTTCTATCCCATGTCTGCTTTACTTTTTGGAAACTCGAACATTACGTTTACGATTTAATCATGAAAATCTGTTGAACGATTAGTATTTAACTTTCACAAAGTAGAAAATCCCCTTGAAGCAACAAGAATACGAACCTGGTTCAAACTCGCAACATCCATACTAGCCATCCTCTTCTGCGCAATATGTCGAGCTCGTATGGAGCGTATACCCATTGGCGTTGATCTTCCACTACTTTCTGAGACTATTGGTGTACTTTCTTTGGTTGAGGTTTTGGATGTGGAGGGTGATTTGTGTTTATCCTTCTTAGATTTcttggaggatttggaggtAGAGGATGCTTCTTCTGTGTCCGCGCCTgctgcttctttttcttttcgcttcttctctttcttttcctttttgcgTGCTTTCAAGGCGGATTCGTCCAAGGTTTCATCTTCTGCTTCAGAggtagattttgattttgacttGCGATCTTTCTTAGattttttcgatttcttGGATTCGGATTTGTCTTTTTCGTCCTCGTCTTCGCTTTGCCTCTTCTtactcttcttttcctttttctcctttttctccttcttgctcttcttaCTAGACGTCttctcttcgtcttcctgTTCTTCTCTCTTACGTTTCGatgacttcttcttctcggcCACGGGTTCTGGtgatttctcttcctcctcgtctGAGCTAGAATCGCTTTCCTCACTACTACTCTCTGCTGCCTTCTCTTTGATCTCCAAAGCCTTCagtctctccttctctccatcaattaaatcttgaatcttaTCACCAATCAAAACACCTCCCTTGACAAATCTGATACTCCCCCATTTCCTCTCCGCGTAGATTGCTCTCTTCAAAtcctccctccctttctGTTCCTTTTCTATTTCcgcttcttcctttccattcaACCTCCCTAATAAGTTCTGGAAAACATCTAAACCTGTGCACTCCCCGTGCCCTACTCCACTCCCTATTTTCGCACCCAACCCTAACGTATTATCTTTAATCACCACACGAATATGCGAAGCATTAGCTTCGGTATGGAATTCTGCATGCGCGGCATCTTTTGCTCCAAGATATTCACCAGGTGTCCAGCCCTGTGATTTCATCATGCGATGGCCGAAACTGTCGGTATTTCCAGACCATCTTGTATTATTTGGATCGTGGGAGAGTTTTATTTTGCTAGAGAACCGTCTGTTAGTTTATAATCCATGATAAATAATCGACCGATAGCAAGCAATGGAGGGGCAACACACTTCTTGGGAGCAGCGAGACCCATCTTTGCGGTGGAATTGGGTGCGTTGGTAAAGAGTTGAAAAGCAAAGAACGTTTAATGTTTTGGTGTTGATGGATATcgagaaattggagaaaaaaGTGGTCGGGaactttttgtaaatttTAGTGGGGTAGGGATATCAAGACAGTAAGCTAGTGTCTGATTGGCTGTGTTGGGGAGCTCGAATTTCACATGCATCTCATCTCGTTGTCGActttcactcttcactcaaacatttattcatccatccatcctcaaGAGCTCTCCACATCcaatatctcaaatctccAGATCATCAAGAGTTCCTCGTCTCACTTTGGTACacacaaaatatcaatttcttcaacataCGATCCTCACGTTCCAGTTCAATTCACCATGGATGACGATGCAGGATCCCTCATTTCCTCCCAAGATTCTGTTCCAGATATGGATTTTGTTGAAAGAGCCAACCGGATGATGGCTGATGTAACGATGcctttttatatcttcctTATACTTGAACTAACAAGATATCCAGACGAAAAAACGCCGTGATGCAAAGCGTAacaagattgaaaatgagcGTGGTCAGCGCATCAAGGAAGTCAAGAAGAAGCTTGGTGTTTTGtatgagaataagagaatTCAAAGGTGTGTCTTATTCTCTCCCAATTCATCATTTGTTTAAATCCTTACACGGGATGTGATCTCCCAATCACAGCTGTCGAACTCGAGCTTTGGCTTGCACGAAGAACTCATATGGTCTATCACTAACGACCAGATAGAGCCAAACTTCAGAGAGCTCAGTGGAGACAACTTCATTCACTGGATAAGAAACGCCAAGAGCTTGAACGTCATATTCTAGACAGCATGAAAATCGTCGAAAGCAATACTTTGAGCATAGCTCGAGAATTCAACGCTGTCATTCTTAAACGTTTGAGTGCCATGGAAAACCTGACCGATACCCAGGATGCTGCTTGAAGATATACTCGTGGTGTACACTACGTTTTTGTGGTAGTTACTGATATTGTCATGGACAAGGTTGACGTCTAAGATTCAAACATTGCTATTCATTATTGCTACACACATACTCACTCATAGAACACTTACTTATTTTAGGGCGTTGAACACATGGAAAGGGAAATCTGGGTTGGGAGTACGGTCGGAAGATACCCCTGAGAGCTTGCTTATTTATATTGCACATTATTACCAcaattcaaacaatcatCTTTTCACTGATATGCAGAGTCCAAACACTTCCAAAGTCCCATTGAATTTTCCTTCCATAAATCTTACAATTCCTCATGCCGCTACCTTGGTATCTATGCAATACTATTTTACAATCAAAAGtcacatccccatccatcaaaaCCCCGTATCCTCCTTCCAAAACCCAACAATCCTCCCGAGTTCCGCAATTCCATTCCTGACCGAGTCAATAATAACCTTAGCAattccctctctctttccctttccttttccagcTCCTTCTGGCATATTCGGTTCCTCACTCCCCATAGTCGGCAACACATTATCACTCGCAGACAAAGACACAAAGAGTGCGAACGGCGTCAACCATACACACAATCCGAAATACGAAGCTATCTGCGTGAAATCCGGATATCCAGACGTATCGTAGATAGAAGTTGGGGTTTGTATAGGACCTGCAGCGAAATGGCGGAACCAAAGATAGTGGTTTACTATCACCAGAGCTATTGCCTGTCATTAGTTTTCTGTCCGAATTTGAGAATGGGAAAGGGGGAAGGAGAACATACCGcaagaaatgagaaataGCGGATTGCTCAGATGGACCACTGGGAATCGCCTCATGTTCCCCAAATAGACCAGATGAGAAAGGATACTCATGACGCTTAATTTGAAACTGAATCCATCGACCAGACATAAAAGGGCTTGGATTCCAATAATCGCATATATCATTCGAGTCAAGAAACGCTTTGCCATCACCGTATGCTCTTCGACGAGCTCGGAAAGATAGTATAATCCGGAGGCTACATCATATACAAAATCAGCAtttacacatacatacatacacagaTCAAAAAATAGCATCGTCAATGAATTCAGGAGACGCGTTCCAGAAACCCAAGCTCGAGAGGATAGAATAAACTTACCAATAGCAGTAGTCAGGAAACCAAACCCAACCGCCACGCCCAGATATCCGACAATGGGTAAGATCCACATGATGTTTGAAAAGTGACAATGAGATGTTATGAGTGCTGCATTCTGTTTTCCGATGTAGAAGTGTAAATAGGAGGGGTTCTAGTTAGCTGTTCTTTACCTACCCCAGATCTTCGGTTCGGTTGATATTCGGCACAGTTTTTCTGGTACTAGAATTTTTATCTTCTTATCGCATTTATTCGGATCGAGAATTGACAAATTTGTGTGCGACAACTCAATTCACTTTGTTTCTTAGAAAGTTCAACGTCACCTCTGGACAGTAATCTTTCCTTGGGTATATCTCAAAGACCAGATAAAATCAAAGTCAATCCCCCAACACAAAAATGTCTCGCCCAGAAGATACACTGTAAGaattcccctcctcccctcgCCTCTATGCGACAATTCCTCATTCCCATCTGTTTAACACACCTCTAGCCCCCCCGACCTCCACTACAATGACACCGAAGCGCGCAAATACACCACCTCCTCCCGAATTCAAAACATCCAAGCGAGCATGACCAACCGCGCGCTCGAGCTCCTCGACCTCAccactccctccctcctcctcgaCATCGGCTGCGGTTCCGGTCTCTCAGGCGAAATCCTCTCCGCCGTGCCCGAAGACGAGGGCGGGCCACATATCTGGGTTGGAATGGATATTAGTGCTTCCATGCTTGACATTGCATTGCAGCGAGATGTAGAGGGCGATTTGATGCTCAGCGATATTGGACAGGGCGTTCCTTTTCGAGCCGGAAGTTTCGATGCTGCGATTAGTATTAGTGCGATCCAATGGTTGTGCAATGCGGAAAGTAGTGAAGTGTCAAGTGCAGGACGACTTTCGAGGTTTTTCGGAGGATTGTATGCTTCGCtgaagagaggaggaagagctGTGTGTCAATTTTATCCAAAGAATGATCAGCAAAGAACGATGATTACTGGTGCCGCTATCAAGGCTGGTTTTGGAGCGGGTATATTGGAGGATGATCCAGGAACGAAGAATGCGAAGTTGTATTTGGTTTTGACAGTTGGTGGAGGAGATGTCGAAACGAGTAATGGAGATATTACGGGAATAGTAaagggaatggatggagTTGATGTGTTGGATGCTAGGAGGAAGCATAGAGAGAAGGGTAGAAAAGATGTTAAGAAAGGTAGCAAGGCATGGATtttgggaaagaaggaacaaatggaaaggaaaggaaaggtgGTTAAGAATTCAAGTAAATACACAGGTCGGAAGAGAAACATTGCTTTTTAAAGGGCTTGGGTTGGAAAAGTTCACGCATGTATTTGCATGCAATGGCGTTGGGGGAGACTGGGGTACGGAGTGTCTATGATATCAGTTATTTTAACAACAACGAAAGACATATTTTGTGTAATAACAGGATCCGAATGATGGCGACGATGATGCTATGCCCATATTTCTAACAATCGAAATCCCAAGAATCTTGCCATCTACAAGTTTTCCTACCTGGCCTAGTGTATCACTCTTGAAATAGCAGAATAGTCCAAGAGGGATGTACAGATAGACAAATCCTCACTGTACGTACTCTAGTCTACCCTTACGATAGTAGCCTTCGaagggccagcggagcgtcataTTTCATTGAtgcttttttattgataggggcaagcccccaaacccccattgctcgctacgctcgaaAGCCTTTTATCATTGGCTCATCCCCCATGACTTTGAACTTAAAGACAGGGGCGATTGGACTCTCAGTGAAATAATGGGGAGGATGTGGTAGGGATTGGAGGAGGTTCGAGATAAACAACTAAATCTCTGAACCTATATGCCACTCTTTCTGACTCTCTTCAAAACAAGGAGTGTAGATTAACTCTGTTCTCTGCAATCCCGAGCACCTTGATACCTCTGTTGCTAAAATCCATGACTAAACACAAACATCACTTCAAAGTCAACGTAAATTTGCggatataatgattttttcatGCACTTCAACCCCTTAATGTACACTCCGATCCATATCTAGGGTATTCTTTATACAGTCTATCCACCAATCTATGCAGCCAACTCCATCTTATCCAAAATAGCACGAGTGAATTGGTTAGTTGAGTTGTTTCCTCCCATATCACGGGTTCTAACGGCTCTAGAGGAATATTAGCAACTTGTAAACACTCAAGTAATGATTGAGATCACTTACCCTTCAGCAATAACGTCATAAACAGCCTTGGAGATTCTGTTAGCGTGGTCATCAAGACCAAGATGTCTCAAAAGCATGGAACCAGAAAGAATCATAGCAGTTGGGTTAGCTTGATCCTTGCCCTTGATATCTAAACCAACGTGACGGCAACCAGGTTCGAAAACAGCAACTTCACGTCCCATGTTGCATCCAGGAACAAGACCTGGACCACCGACCAAAGCAGCACCAACGTTGGACAAAATTCCTCCGTACAAGTTAGGCATAACCATAACATCGAATTGTTGTGGTCTGGATACACATTGCATAGATGCGTTGTCGACAATC is part of the Botrytis cinerea B05.10 chromosome 1, complete sequence genome and harbors:
- the Bcsvp26 gene encoding Bcsvp26, which gives rise to MWILPIVGYLGVAVGFGFLTTAIASGLYYLSELVEEHTVMAKRFLTRMIYAIIGIQALLCLVDGFSFKLSVMSILSHLVYLGNMRRFPVVHLSNPLFLISCALVIVNHYLWFRHFAAGPIQTPTSIYDTSGYPDFTQIASYFGLCVWLTPFALFVSLSASDNVLPTMGSEEPNMPEGAGKGKGKREGIAKVIIDSVRNGIAELGRIVGFWKEDTGF
- the Bcbud23 gene encoding Bcbud23, translating into MSRPEDTLPPDLHYNDTEARKYTTSSRIQNIQASMTNRALELLDLTTPSLLLDIGCGSGLSGEILSAVPEDEGGPHIWVGMDISASMLDIALQRDVEGDLMLSDIGQGVPFRAGSFDAAISISAIQWLCNAESSEVSSAGRLSRFFGGLYASLKRGGRAVCQFYPKNDQQRTMITGAAIKAGFGAGILEDDPGTKNAKLYLVLTVGGGDVETSNGDITGIVKGMDGVDVLDARRKHREKGRKDVKKGSKAWILGKKEQMERKGKVVKNSSKYTGRKRNIAF
- the Bcpxr1 gene encoding Bcpxr1, with product MGLAAPKNKIKLSHDPNNTRWSGNTDSFGHRMMKSQGWTPGEYLGAKDAAHAEFHTEANASHIRVVIKDNTLGLGAKIGSGVGHGECTGLDVFQNLLGRLNGKEEAEIEKEQKGREDLKRAIYAERKWGSIRFVKGGVLIGDKIQDLIDGEKERLKALEIKEKAAESSSEESDSSSDEEEEKSPEPVAEKKKSSKRKREEQEDEEKTSSKKSKKEKKEKKEKKSKKRQSEDEDEKDKSESKKSKKSKKDRKSKSKSTSEAEDETLDESALKARKKEKKEKKRKEKEAAGADTEEASSTSKSSKKSKKDKHKSPSTSKTSTKESTPIVSESSGRSTPMGIRSIRARHIAQKRMASMDVASLNQIFMIKS